The nucleotide window ATCTTCACATCCGGCAGCAAATCCGTATTGCCCCAGCCGTTCGCCTTCGCGGTTGCGCCGCAGAGTTCAATGTTCACCCCGCGCTTCATCAAATCGGCGACCAGGCCCTGGTACGGGTTGCCGGTCTTGATGTTTCGAGCGGCATTATAAGCTTGGTCGTTCAGCGTCACGTGCCCGGCGTTGGTATGGAACACCGCAATGACCTCGGAGTGGGCATTCCAATCGCTGATGTCGCCGGTGATCAGATCTAGATGGAACAGCGACGCTGGTAGATCGCCTTCGAACGCAAGTCCGCCAATGCTGTGCACCGACTTTACGTTCTGCAGGGTGACCGGAATATCGATGATTATAGCATGTTCGATTTTGGACATGGGGACACACCGTTCGGATTGATTATTGCAGCGCCGAACTTGCGGCACCGCTCCTGGGTTACGTTTGCGGGCAAAGTTCTGACCTCGATCGACGAGCGAAGCGTCGATCGATAAAAGATCCGTCACACGCCCTCGTGAACGAGCTTAGTGAAGAAGGCCGGGCCGATGACGAACTGGCCCCATTTCTCATCGAACTGAGCCGTG belongs to Bosea sp. NBC_00550 and includes:
- a CDS encoding DsrE family protein produces the protein MSKIEHAIIIDIPVTLQNVKSVHSIGGLAFEGDLPASLFHLDLITGDISDWNAHSEVIAVFHTNAGHVTLNDQAYNAARNIKTGNPYQGLVADLMKRGVNIELCGATAKANGWGNTDLLPDVKINLDAMARTIQLVQQGFVKITE